Proteins from a genomic interval of Nostoc sp. TCL240-02:
- a CDS encoding phage holin family protein — protein sequence MNIVTLLIVWVVTAISLLIISKLPLGVEIDTPGKAFLSAAVLGIVTAIVRPILSLVFAVPNLLTLDLLSGIFTFMIAVVCFSIAAWLVEGFRLRYGIWSAVIGAFTLTIINSLIYKLLGV from the coding sequence ATGAATATCGTTACGCTTTTAATTGTTTGGGTAGTAACAGCTATCAGCCTGTTGATAATTAGTAAATTACCTTTAGGAGTTGAAATTGATACTCCTGGTAAAGCCTTTCTTTCTGCCGCAGTGCTTGGTATCGTGACGGCAATAGTCAGACCGATTTTAAGCCTCGTTTTTGCAGTCCCCAATTTACTGACATTGGACTTACTATCCGGCATTTTCACATTTATGATTGCCGTAGTTTGTTTTAGTATTGCTGCTTGGTTAGTAGAGGGCTTCCGCTTACGTTACGGTATTTGGAGTGCTGTTATTGGAGCATTTACGCTGACTATAATTAACAGCTTAATCTACAAATTATT
- a CDS encoding biopolymer transporter ExbD, whose translation MKVNLHTPIEEVQIQIIPLIDVVFCILTFFLLAALQFTRQQAINVDLPKASPSTVSGITSQSGSLIVTIDAVGNTYIEKQPVKRDDLGARLKQYLQGNPSAVVVLNASRTATYNDVIETLDLLRQVGGDRVSLGIIPGPSQAPTNSLNQPNIPSFPVNPGIAPVPGINPEGNITPKFPLAPNSVPLPGVSQSPTGQGISPINPGISNPPASQVPVAPKQTQSPLKR comes from the coding sequence ATGAAAGTTAATCTACATACCCCAATTGAAGAAGTCCAAATTCAAATCATCCCTTTAATTGATGTCGTTTTTTGTATCCTGACATTTTTTTTGTTAGCGGCTTTACAATTTACACGGCAACAGGCAATAAATGTTGATTTGCCCAAAGCCAGCCCTAGTACAGTATCTGGAATAACATCACAGAGCGGAAGTCTGATTGTAACTATTGATGCCGTTGGTAATACTTACATAGAAAAACAGCCTGTAAAACGCGACGATTTGGGAGCCAGGTTAAAACAGTATCTTCAAGGAAACCCTAGTGCTGTTGTGGTGCTAAATGCTTCGCGGACAGCAACTTACAATGACGTGATTGAGACCTTGGATTTGCTACGGCAAGTAGGAGGCGATCGCGTTTCTTTAGGAATTATTCCTGGCCCATCTCAAGCACCCACAAACTCACTCAATCAGCCTAATATCCCGTCTTTCCCAGTCAATCCTGGTATAGCACCAGTTCCAGGTATCAATCCCGAAGGGAATATTACCCCTAAATTTCCCTTAGCACCTAATTCCGTACCCTTACCTGGTGTAAGTCAGTCTCCAACCGGGCAAGGCATCAGTCCTATCAATCCTGGTATTTCCAACCCACCAGCATCCCAAGTCCCTGTAGCACCCAAACAAACCCAATCACCTCTTAAAAGATGA